A genomic stretch from Silurus meridionalis isolate SWU-2019-XX chromosome 1, ASM1480568v1, whole genome shotgun sequence includes:
- the LOC124392669 gene encoding synaptogyrin-1-like isoform X2, with the protein MEGTAYGAARAGGAFDPLTFVQQPHTVLRMVSWLFSLVIFGCIANEGYVNRPDEVVEYCVFNRNQNACNYAVGMGTLAFICCMAFLALDVYFPQISSVKDRKKAVLADVAVSVFWSIVWFVGFCFLTNQWQVAKPEDNPLKEGADAARAAITFSFFSIFTWAALTWLSLKRLQSVNFEEEYIKLFPSQPSVLSLTR; encoded by the exons ATGGAGGGCACGGCGTACGGAGCGGCCAGGGCCGGAGGAGCCTTCGACCCCCTGACGTTCGTGCAGCAACCTCACACCGTCCTCCGCATGGTCTCCTGG CTTTTCTCGTTAGTAATATTCGGCTGCATTGCTAACGAGGGATACGTGAACAGGCCGGACGAGGTGGTGGAGTACTGCGTGTTCAACCGCAACCAGAATGCTTGTAACTATGCTGTAGGTATGGGCACGCTGGCCTTTATTTGCTGCATGGCCTTCCTGGCACTGGACGTGTACTTTCCTCAGATCAGCAGTGTAAAGGATCGTAAGAAAGCTGTTCTCGCGGATGTCGCAGTGTCGG TGTTTTGGTCCATCGTCTGGTTTGTGGGCTTCTGCTTCTTGACCAACCAGTGGCAGGTGGCGAAACCGGAGGACAATCCCCTGAAGGAGGGCGCAGATGCTGCTCGTGCTGCCATcaccttctcctttttctccatcTTTACCTGG gcagCCCTTACATGGTTATCTTTGAAAAGGCTCCAATCAGTGAATTTTGAAGAGGAATACATCAAATTGTTCCCTTCCCAGCCCTCAGTCTTATCTCTAACACGCTAA
- the LOC124392669 gene encoding synaptogyrin-1-like isoform X1 gives MEGTAYGAARAGGAFDPLTFVQQPHTVLRMVSWLFSLVIFGCIANEGYVNRPDEVVEYCVFNRNQNACNYAVGMGTLAFICCMAFLALDVYFPQISSVKDRKKAVLADVAVSVFWSIVWFVGFCFLTNQWQVAKPEDNPLKEGADAARAAITFSFFSIFTWAGQSFLAFQRFKLGADSALFSQDYTDPSQDAAAAPYSAFTTGDEPESPVETGSYQQPNGEGMFDGSTGYQRQEY, from the exons ATGGAGGGCACGGCGTACGGAGCGGCCAGGGCCGGAGGAGCCTTCGACCCCCTGACGTTCGTGCAGCAACCTCACACCGTCCTCCGCATGGTCTCCTGG CTTTTCTCGTTAGTAATATTCGGCTGCATTGCTAACGAGGGATACGTGAACAGGCCGGACGAGGTGGTGGAGTACTGCGTGTTCAACCGCAACCAGAATGCTTGTAACTATGCTGTAGGTATGGGCACGCTGGCCTTTATTTGCTGCATGGCCTTCCTGGCACTGGACGTGTACTTTCCTCAGATCAGCAGTGTAAAGGATCGTAAGAAAGCTGTTCTCGCGGATGTCGCAGTGTCGG TGTTTTGGTCCATCGTCTGGTTTGTGGGCTTCTGCTTCTTGACCAACCAGTGGCAGGTGGCGAAACCGGAGGACAATCCCCTGAAGGAGGGCGCAGATGCTGCTCGTGCTGCCATcaccttctcctttttctccatcTTTACCTGG GCAGGACAGTCCTTCCTGGCTTTTCAGCGCTTTAAACTGGGGGCGGATTCGGCGCTTTTCTCGCAGGACTACACCGATCCGAGCCAGGATGCGGCCGCCGCTCCGTACAGCGCCTTCACCACCGGCGACGAGCCCGAGAGCCCTGTGGAAACAGGCTCGTACCAGCAACCTAATGGGGAAGGGATGTTCGACGGGTCGACAGGATACCAGCGTCAGGAGTACTAa